The DNA sequence TAGGCGATCGTGTCCATCACCGATTGCCGGTCCTGATACGGCATGCCGATGAAGTACCAGATCATGATGCCTTTCACACCGGCGTCCAGGGCGCGCGGGATCCATTCCTCCATCTGCGCCATGGTGTAGTTTCCGCGGCCGGCCGCCTTGCTGATCCGCAGGTCGTGGGATTCCGGGGAGAGCATGATGTAGGAATCCGTCGACTCGCCCATTTTCCGGAGGATGTCGGGCGGCGTCAGGCTGAACTGCTCGAAATGGACACTCTTGTAGCCGAGTTCTTTCACGGCGTCCAGGTACTGGTGCATCCGCGTTCTGTTCTCGGAATAGCACTGGAGGGCGTAGATCGAGGTGCGCTTGGCGGCCTCTCCCATGGTGCGGAGTTCGGCGACGACGAGGTCGTTGTCCTTCTGCACGAGCGTTCTGCGGACGCCCATGATATTGCGGTAGGCGAACCGCGATCCGCCGCACCAGCCGCAGTCGTGCGCGCAGCCGGTGTTCGGCAGGGTCATGATGAGCTTGGACGCCGACGGCCCTCCGTCGGCCGCCTCGCGGTAGTACGACCAGTCGTTGCGCACGTTGTTGTAGTCGCTGTCCGGCGTGTGGGAGAAACCGGTGGCCCGGACCTCGCCGCCGTCCTTGTACAGCAGGTTCGGAATGGAGCGGAAGTCCCTGTCCCCCTGCCGGACCCGGGTGACCAGCTCGGTGACCGGGTCGAGGGTGTCGTACCCCTGGACGACGACGTCGACGCTGGGGTACCGGATCAACTCGTCGGCGTAGTACGTCGCCGAGATGCCGCCGAAGATGGTGAGCGCCTCGGGGTGCACTTCCTTCACGAGAGCGGCGAGTTCGACCGAGCCGTGGCAGTGCGCCATCCAGTGCAGGTCGAACCCGAAGATCGGCGCCTCGAAGCGGGCGAGCAGCCGGCGCACGTCCAGGCCCGGATGCATCAGCATCAGCGAGGCGACGTTCACGATCTTCGTCTCGAAACCGTGGTCGGCTAATCGCTGCTTTATCGAGAACCAGCCGATCGGGTAAATCTCGTAGACGGACGTGACGTTCACGCTGTCACTGTCGCTGAGATAAGCGAACAGCATGTCGTCGCGCTCACGGAAGTCGAAGACGCTGGGCGCGTGCAGAAGAAAGAGATCGGCCTCTAATCGCGAGGTGGACGGCTGATCCATGACAACCATTCACGGCCTCCGCTGGCTCACCGTTCGCCCGGCAAGAGGTCATCATGGTTTCTTCCGGCCGAAAGGTTTGTCAAGGGCCGGTCGGGAGGCCGCTATTCGATCTCTTTACTCTTTCCTGCCTTCTGTCGGTTCCGCCGTCCAGGACGGCCGGAAACATCACGTACGGCGTGTACACGAGAGGAAAGCTGTCAACGGGCGTATCGGCGCATGCGATAGCGCAGTCCGGAGGCGGCGGCGGACGACTGCCAGCCGGTGTCCTCCGTGGCCGTCCACGACCCGTCCACGGCGGGCGCGTACGTGTCGCCGTCCACCGCCACGTCGACCTCGGTCACCGCGAGCGCCGTGGCGTACTCCAGGGCCGCCCGGTAGATCTCGCCGCCGCCGATCACCCACACCTCAGCGGGCGTGGGCGCGTCCTGCGCCCCGTCCGCCGCGAGCCGCAGCGCCTCGGCGACGGACCCGGCGCGGTCCGCGCCGCCGGCCGCCCAGTGCGGGTCGCGGGTGACGACGATGTTGCGCCGGCCCGGCAGGGGACGGAACCGCGGGGGCAGCGAATCCCACGTCCTGCGCCCCATCACGACCGGATGGCCGAGGGTGACGGCCTTGAAGTGGGCCAGGTCCTCGGGCAGGTGCCACGGGATGGCGTTGCCCGCGCCGATCACACCGTCGCGGGCCTGCGCCCAGATCAGCCCGACCGTCGTCCGCCCGCCGCTCGTCCCACCGTTGCTCGTTCGGCCACCGCTCGTCCGGCCGCCGTCCGCCGACGCGTCGCTCATACCGCGACCGGGGCCTTGATCGCCGGATGGTGCCGGTAGTCGACCACCTCGACGTCGGAGTACGCGTAGGAGAAGAGCGAGTCCGCCTGCCGCAGCCGCAGCGTGGGGAACTCGAACGGGGTGCGCGAGAGCTGCTCGGTCACCTGCTCGACGTGGTTGTCGTAGATGTGGCAGTCGCCGCCGGTCCAGATGAAGTCACCCGGTTCGAGCCCGACCTGCTGCGCCACCATGTGCGTGAGCAGGGCGTAGCTGGCGATGTTGAACGGCACACCGAGGAACAGGTCCGCGCTGCGCTGGTACAGCTGGCAGGAGAGCTTGCCGTCGGCCACGTAGAACTGGAAGAAGGCGTGGCACGGTGCCAGGGCCATCCTGTCCAGCTCGGCGACGTTCCAGGCGGAGACGATCATCCGGCGGGAGTCCGGGTTCCGGCGCAGCGTGTCGAGGACCTCGCTGATCTGGTCGATGTGCCGGCCGTCCGGGGCGGGCCAGGAGCGCCACTGCGCGCCGTAGACGGGACCGAGGTCGCCGTTCTCGTCGGCCCACTCGTCCCAGATGGTGACGCCGTGCTCCCGCAGCCAGCCGACGTTCGAGTCGCCGCGGAGGAACCACAGCAGCTCGTACACGATGGACTTGAGGTGCACCTTTTTGGTGGTGACCAGGGGGAATCCCTGGGAGAGGTCGTACCGCAGCTGGTGCCCGAAGACACTTCGGGTGCCGGTGCCCGTCCGGTCGGCCTTGGCCGTTCCGGAGGTGAGCACTAGCCGCAACAGGTCTTCGTACTGGGTGTCCGCCACGGGCGTCGATTCTACCGGCCGCCCGGACGGGACCACTCCCGGGACCACTCCACGGCCGTCGCGGTCCGACCGTCCGGAGGCGGGCCCACCGGGCGGGCAGGGGCACCTGGCGAGCGGGTCCACCTGGCCGGCGGCCGTCAGCCGGAAGTGCCGGCCGGGTGCCCGGCGCACAGCTCGGCGACGAGGTCCCGGGCGTAGCGCTCGTCCGTCCCGGGGACGGAGAAGACCACGCGGAAGTAGAGGGGTGCGACGACGCGGTCGAGCACCCGCTCCAGGGAGGGCGGCGTCTCCCCGCGGCCGGCGGCCGCCTCCAAGGGGGCGCCGAAGCGGGCGCTGACCCGTTCCAGGCAGGCGCGGAGGCCCGCCCTGCGCTCGTCCACGTCCGGCGCCACCTCGGCACGGAAGAACGCCACGCCTCCCGGCCGGGAGAGGTCGGCGAGCGTCCACACCGCCGCCCGCTCCAGGTCCTGGCGGAGGTCGCCGAGCAGCTCGGGCGCCTCCTCCTCCTGGCGGCTGTCCGCCACGTCCGCGAGCAGGGCCGAGGTCGTCCCCCAGCGCCGGTACACCGAACTGGGGTGGACGCCGGCGCGGCGCGCCACCGCCGGGACGGTCACCTTGTCGGCGCCGATTTCCCCGACGAGATCCACCACCGCCTGGTGGACGGCGGAGCGGATGCGGGCGCTCCGGCCGCCGGGGCGGCTGTCTTTGCTTTTGGCGGTCATCCCTCCACCTTAAAGCAAAGGATTGCGCTTTAGCGCCTCGCCTGCTTGAGTGGAATTAAAGCGAAGTTCATCGCCTTAACCGCAGCATCTCCGTGGAGGAGCCATGTCCCCGTACGAGACCGCCCACCGGCTCGGTGTCCGTTTCCACGCCTTCCTCAGCGCCGGCGACTGGGCCGGTATCCGAACGCTGCTCACCGACGACGCCACCTGGACACTGCCCGGCGACAACGCGATCTCCGGCACGGCGGAGGGGGCCGACGCGGTGGTGGAGCGGGCCGAGAAGATCGCGTCCTACGGCGTCGACTTCGAGCTGCTGCACATCCTCGTCAGCCGCGAGAACATGGCCCTGTCCCTGCACAACACCGCCCGCCGGGGCGACGTACGACTGGACGAACACCTGTCCACCGTCTGCCGTCTGCGCGACGGCAAGATCGCGGGGATCGAGACGTACCTGTCGGATGTCGACGGGATGAACGCCTTCTTCGTCTGAGCCGCTTCACTCCGCGTCGCTTCGTCCGCTGTCCCCGCCTCCCCCGTCAGCACCTCACCCCCACCGCCACCTCCCGGTGAATCGGCACCCCGGCCCCCCGCAGCGGCGTCCCCGACCCGCCCCTGCGTACCGCGACGATCTCCGCCGCGATCGACAGGGCCGTCTCCTCCGGCGTCCGGCCGCCCAGGTCGAGACCGATGGGCGAGCGGAGGCGGGACAGCTCCGCCTCCCCCAGCCCCGCCGCGCGGAGGCGGGCGAGGCGGGCGTGGTGGGTGCGGTGGGAACCCATGGCGCCGACGTAGGCGAGGGGGAGGCGGAGGGCGCGGACCAGGAGCGGGATGTCGAACTTCTCGTCGTGGGTCAGGACGCAGACGGCCGTGCGCGGGTCCAGGTGGCGCTGCCCGTCCAGGTAGCGGTGCGGCCAGTCGACGACAACCTCGTCCGCGTCCGGGAAGCGGGCGCGGGTGGCGAACACCGGGCGGGCGTCGCACACCGTGACGTGGTGGCCGAGGAACTTCCCGACGCGTGCCAGCGCCGCCGCGAAGTCGATCGCGCCGAAGACGATCAGGCGCGGCGGCGGGACGCTGGTCTCGATCAGCAGCTCGGCCGGCCGGCCGCAGTACGCGCCGTCGGCGACCGGCGTCAGGACGCCCGTACGGCCGGTGACCAGGAAGGCGGCGGCCTCGTCGGCCGCCCGCCGGTCGGCCGCCGGCGCCGTCGCCCGGTCGTCCGCCGTCGCCCGGTCGTTCGCCAGCGCCCTCGCCCGGTCGTCCGCCGTCGCCGTCGCCGCGCCGAGCGATCCCGAGAAGGCGCCGTCCGGGCGGACCAGGAGGGCGCCCGGTTCCGCGGCGGACAGGGAGCGGACCAGCGCCACGGCCTCCCCGCCCGCCGCCGCCGACAGCGCCGCCTCGTACACGCCCCGCCAGGGGTCCGCCGCCCGGACCGGCGTGATCAGGACCTCGATCACGCCTCCGCACGTCAGCCCCACCGCGAACGCGTCCTCGTCCGAGTAGCCGAAGCGCTCGCGCCGGGCGGAGCCGCTCTCCAGCGCCTCGCGGCAGAGCTCGTAGACGGCGCCCTCGACGCAGCCGCCCGAGACCGAGCCGATCGCCGTGCCCGCCGCGTCGACGGCGAGGGCGGCGCCCGGCTGTCTCGGGGCGCTGCCGTGGACGGCGGCGACGGTGGCGACGGCGAAGTCGCGGCCCTCCGCGCACCAGCGGTGCAGGTCTTCCGCGAGGTCCAGCATGACGGGTACCTCCTTCCTCTCGCTTCCTCTCGGCGTTGCCGGTCCCTATGTGACGCCCAGCCAGTTCTCGATGGGGTGCAGCGCGAAGTAGACCGTGAAGACCGCCGTCAGCACCCACATGAAGGCTCCCGGCTCCCGCCACCTCCCTTCGGCCGTTCTGATCGCGGTGTAGGCGATCACCCCCGCGCCGACCCCGGCCGTGATCGAGTACGTGAACGGCATGAGGACGACCGTGAGGAACGCGGGGACGGCCACCGCCCGGTCGTTCCAGTCGATGTGCCGCGCATGGCTCATCATCATCGCGCCGATGACCACCAGCGCCGCCGCCGCGACCTCCCCCGGGACCATCCGGGTGAGCGGGGTGAAGAAGAGGCAGGCGGTGAAGAGGAGGCCGGTGACGACGGACGACAGTCCGGTACGGGCCCCTTCGCCGACACCGGTCGCGGACTCGATGAACACCGTCTGGCCCGACGCGCCCGTGACGCCGCCGATCGCTCCGCCCGCGCCGTCGACGAGCAGCGCCCGGCTGAGCCCGGGCATCCGGCCGCGGTCGTCGGCGAGTCCGGCCTCCGTGCCGACGCCGATGATCGTGGCCATCGCGTCGAAGAAGCCGGCCAGGACGAGGGTGAAGACGATCACCCCGACGCTCAGCGCGCCGAGCGAGCCCCAGCCGCCGAAGGAGACGTCGCCGAGGAGGGAGAAGTCGGGCAGGGAGACGGCGCTGCCGTGGAGTTCGGGGGCGCCGGACTGCCAGGTGCCGGGGCCGGGGTCGGCGACGGCGTTGACCGTGACGGCCAGGACGGTGCCGGTCACGATGCCGATGAGGATGGCGCCCGGGACGTTCCGCGCCTGGAGCATGAAGACGATCAGCAGCGTCACGCAGAAGACCAGCACGGGCCAGCCGGCCAGCTCGCCCGCCGGGCCGAGGGTCACCGGCCCGCCGCCCTTGGCCGCGTGCACGAACCCCGCCTTCACCAGACCGATGAGGGCGATGAACATCCCGATGCCGATGGTGATGGCGTGCTTGAGCGCCAACGGGATGGCGTTCATGACGAGTTCGCGCAGCCCGGTGAGGACCAGCAGGACGATGACGCCCCCGTACAGCACGCACATGCCCATCGCCTGCGGCCAGGTCATGTGCGGGACCACCTGGCTCGACAGCACCCCGGAGACGCCGAGCCCGGCGGCGAGCGCGAGCGGGACCCTGCCGACGACGCCCATGAGCAGGGTGCAGACGGCGGCGGCCAGCGCGGTCGCCGTGATGAGGGCGGCGTGGCCGAGGGTGTGCCCGGACGCGTCCTTGCCGGACAGGATCAGCGGGTTGAGCAGCACGATGTAGGACATCGCCATGAACGTGGTGACGCCGCCGCGCACCTCGCGGGCGGGGGTGGAACCGCGTGCCGAGATCTGGAAGTACCGGTCGAGCCGGGCGAGCCGGGACCTGCCGGCCGGGGGACACGAGCCCGCGCTCGCGCCCGCGGCCGTGGCCGCCGGCTCCACGGATGGCTGCGTCATGGTGTCTGCCTGCTCCTTGGATGCCGGGCGGTGCGATGCCGGTGGGGTTGTGGGGGGGTGGGGGGTTGTGGGGGGGTGGGGGGTTGTGGGGGGCGCCCGCCTCGGCCGCTCTCAGCCCCCCGTCAGATGCTCCGGCCGCACCGGCACCCTCCGCAGCGCCAGCCCCGTCGCCTGCCGGATGGCGGCCACGACGGCGGGGGTGGAGGAGAGCGTCGGCGCCTCCCCCACGCCCCGCAGCCCGTACGGCGCGTGGGGGTCGGCGAGTTCGAGGACGTCGACGGGCATGGCCGGGGTGTCGAGGATGGTGGGGATGAGGTAGTCGGTGAAGGAGGGGTTGCGGACCTTCCCCGTGACCGGGTCGACCGCGATCTCCTCCATGACGGCCAGCCCCAGCCCCTGCGTGCTCCCGCCCTGGATCTGCCCGGTGACGGAGAGCGGGTTGAGGGCCTTGCCGACGTCCTGCGCGCAGGCCAGTTCGACGACCTTCACCAGGCCCAGTTCCGTGTCCACCTCCACCACCGCGCGGTGGGCGGCGAAGGAGTACTGGACGTGGCCGGTCCCCTGGCCAGTGCGGAGGTCGAACGGTTCGGTGGGCCGGTGCCGCCACTCCGCCTCCGCCTCGACGGGCTCCTCGCCCTCCAGGACGTCCGCGAGGGCCGCCAGTACCTCGCCCCCGTCGGTGACGATCTTGCCGTCCTCCAGCAGGAGTCCGGCGGTGGCCCAGGCCGGGTGGTACGTGCCGAACTTCGTCCGGCCGAGTACCAGGACGCGCTCGCGGACGGTCGCGCAGGCGTGCCGGACGGCGCCGCCCGTGACGTACGTCTGGCGGGACGCGGACGTGGAACCGGCCGATCCGACGCGGGTGTCGGCCGGGTGGATGGTCACCCGGGAGACGCCCAGTTCGGTCCGGGCGATCTGGGCGTGGACGGTGACGCCGCCCTGCCCGACCTCCGCCATCGCCGTGTGCACGGTGGCCACGGCCTCCCCTCCGGCGTACTCCAGCCGCACCCGTGCCGTGGAGTAGTCGTCGAAGCCCTCCGAGAAGCCGACGTTCTTGATGCCGACCGCGTAGCCGACCCCGCGCACGACCCCCTCGCCGTGCGTGGTGTTGGCGACCCCGCCGGGCAGCGCCCGCAGGTCGGGAGCGCCGCCGGCGGTCTCCCACTGCCGCTCGGGCGGCATCGGCATCGCCTGGACGCGGCGCAGCAGTTCGGCCACGGGGGCGGGCGCGTCGACGGGCTGCCCGGTCGGCATCACCGAGCCGTGGGACATGGCGTTGCGGCGCCGGAATTCGACCGGGTCGAGGCCGAGTTCGGCGGCCAGCCGGTCCATCTGCGCCTCGTAGGCGAAGCACGCCTGGACGGCACCGAAGCCGCGCATCGCGCCGCAGGGCGGGTTGTTGGTGTAGAGGGCCAGCGCCTCGACGTCGACGTTCGGGCACTCGTACGGTCCGACGGCGAGCGAGGCGGCGTTGCCGACGACGGCCGGGGACGACGAGGCGTACGCGCCGCCGTCCAGGACGATGCGCGCCGTGACGTAGAGGAGCCGGCCGTCGCGGTCGGCGCCGTGCTCGTAGCGGAGCTTGGCCGGGTGCCGGTGGACGTGCCCGAAGAAGGACTCGAACCGGTTGTAGACCATCTTCACCGGCCGGCCGGTACGCAGCGCGAGCAGGCAGGCGTGGGCCTGCATGGACAGGTCCTCGCGGCCGCCGAACGCGCCGCCGACGCCGGACAGCGTCATCCGCACCTTGTCCTCGGGCAGGCCGAGGACGGGCGCGATCTGCCGGAGGTCGGCGTGCAGCCACTGCGTGGCGATGTACAGGTCGACGCCGCCGTCCTCGGCGGGCATCGCGAGGCCCGACTCGGGCCCCAGGAACGCCTGGTCCTGCATGCCGACCTCGTACTCGCCGGTGACGACGGCCACCGCCCGGGCCTTCGCGGCGGCGACGTCGCCGCGCCGGACGGGCTGCCGGTGGACGATGTTGGGGTGCGGGACGTGGGCCGCGTGACCGTCCGTGCGGCCGGGGTGGAGGACGGGCGCGCCGGGGGCCGTCGCGCTCGCCTCGTCGGTGACGACCGGCAGTTCCTCGTACGCGACCCGGATCTTCGCGGCGGCGCGGCGGGCGGTCTCCGGGTGGTCGGCGGCGACGAGCGCGACCGGTTCGCCGTGGTGGCGGACGACGCCGTCGGCGAGGACGGGGGTGTCCTGGAGCTCCAGCCCGTAGCGGGTGGCGGCCGGGAGGTCGTCGTGGGTCAGGACGGCGTACACACCCGGGGTGGCCAGGGCCTCGGCGGCGTCGACGGACAGGATCCGGGCGTGGGCGTGCGGGCTGCGCAGGGTGTGGCCCCAGAGCATGTCCTCGTGCCACAGGTCGGAGGCGTAGGCGAACTCGCCGGTGACCTTGAGCGTGCCGTCGGGGCGGAGCGTCGACTCCCCGATGCCGCCGCGGGTGCGGCTGCCCTGGGTGAGCCCGGCGGCGGCGAGCCGACCGCGCCGTCGCGAGCCGGAGGCCGCGGGGCCTCCGGGGGCCGGGGCGTTCGCGGCGGGGGCGTTCGGGGCGGGGGCGTTCGCGGCGGAGGCGTTCGCGGGGGCGTTCGTGGCGGGGACGCCGGCCGGGTGGTCGTCTGCGGGTGTGCCGTCGGCCGAGTCGCCACCGGGAGCGGGCATCGACGGACGCGGGCCGGCCGTGGCCCCATCGGCCGTGCCTGTTCCGGTGAGGCGCCCGACAGCCATCGGCCGGCACCCCGCCGATTCGCCGACCGCACGCGCGCCAGCCGTCCTCGCAGCGCCAGCCGTCCTCGCAGCGGCAACCGTCCTCACAGCGGCAGCCGTCCCCTCACGAGGTCCCACGCCGGAGGACATCGCCCCGGCAACCGTCCGCTCAGGCAAGAGTCGTTCACGCACGGCTCAGCCCTCCCGTCCCATTCGGCCGCTCGCGTCACTGGCGTCGTCCCCGCCCCGCGCAGCGGCGAGGCGTACCGCGTCGAGGATCTTCTCGTAGCCCGTGCACCGGCAGAGGTTGCCGGAGAGGGCCTCGCGGATGTCCGCGTCGGACGGGTCCGGGTCGCGGGCCAGCAGGTCGTCGGCGGCGACGAGCAGGCCGGGGGTGCAGAAGCCGCACTGCACGGCGCCCGCGTCGACGAACGCCTCCTGCACCGGGGAGAGGTGCCCGTCCGGTACGCCCGCGCGGGCGGCCAGGCCCTCGACGGTGACGACGTCGCGTCCCTCCGCCTGACCCGCGGCGACCAGGCAGGCGCAGACCGGGACGCCGTCCAGGCGGACCGTGCACGAGCCGCATTCGCCCTGCTCGCAGGCGTTCTTGGAGCCCGGCAGGCCCAGGCGCTCACGCAGGACGTAGAGGAGGCTCTCGCCCTCCCACACGTCGTCGGCCCGCCGCTGCCGGCCGTTGACCGTCATGTTCACGCGCACAGCTCGTTCCCCTCTCCCGTCTCCCCCGTCGTCCCGTCCGTGTACTGCCGCCACGCCCAGCCGAGCGTGCGCCGGGCCATGACCCCCACCGCGCGGCGGCGGTAGGCCGCGCTGCCGCGCACGTCGTCGATGGGGTTGCAGGCGGCCGACGCGAGGGCGGCGAACTCCTCGGCGGCTGCGGCCGATACGGGCCGGCCGGTGTCCCAGCAGCGGCCCTCGTCGAGGGCGGCGGCCAGGAAGTCCTCCGCCGCCCGCGCCCGGACGGGCGTCGGCGCCGCCGAGCCGATGCCGGTGCGGACGGTCCGGGTGTCGGGGTGCAGGGCGAGGCCGAAGGCGCACACGGCGATGACCATCGCGTTGCGCGTGCCGACCTTGGCGAACTGCTGCGGCCCGGCGGCCTTCCGGATGCGCACGGCACGGATCAGCTCGTCGGGGGCGAGGGCGTTGCGCTTGACGCCGGTGTAGAAGGCGTCGACCGGTACGAGCCGGGTGCCGCGCACCGACTCCGCCTCCACCACGGCGCCCGCCGCGAGCAGCGCGGGGTGGGAGTCGCCGGCCGGGGAGGCGGCGCCGAGGTTGCCGCCGACGCTGCCGCGGTTGCGGATCTGCGGCGAGCCGACGGTGCGGGCGGCGAGGGCGAGGCCGGGGAGCGGGCCGGACAGTTCGGTGATCACCCGGGCGTACGGGACGGCGGCGCCGAGGCGGACGTCGGGTCCGTCGGTCTGCCATGCGTACAGCTCGCCGATGCGGGTGAGGTCGAGGAGGTGGCTGGGGCGGCGGTGGTCGAAGTTGATCTCGACCATCACATCCGTGCCGCCCGCCAGAGGCACCGCCGCGGGGTGCTCGGCCTTGGCGGCCAGCGCGTCCTCCCAGCGGTCGGGGCGCAGGAAGTCCATGGGCGTTCTCTTCTCGCTCTGGTCCCGCCGCCGGGCCGTGGCCCGCCCGGCCCACCCGGTCCGCCATCGCCCGTCGCCCGCCGCCCGGCCCGCCTCTGCCGGCCGCCCGGCGGCGGGCGGACACGGCCGTACAGGACGGCGTGGGGCGGCGCGGGGGTGGTGCGGGGACGGTCCGGGGACCGTGCTTGGGCCGTTCGGACGGCTCCGGGCGGGTCGGTCGTGGGGGAGGTTTCGGGTGGGGGCCGGCGCCGGGTCGATGCCGCGTGCAGCCAGTACACAGAGGCTTCACCGGAAGGGAGCAGTCACCGAAACCATGAAGCGGTTGGCTGGTCACGCACACCGTCTTGTAGATTCGAACGAAAGGCGGAGCACGGAAACCTCACGGCTTCGCACCGGTAACACGACAACACACGAGAAAGATCGGCGGCGACCCACCATGCGGCTGCGCGCACTGCTGGAGACCGACGCGCTGGGCCTTCGTCTGCTCGGTGGCGAGGACGAGCTCGACCGCACCGTCCGCGGCGTGATGACGACCGATCTGCGCGATCCGAGCCGCTACCTCTCGGGCGGCGAACTGGTCCTCACCGGCCTGGCCTGGCGCCGGGAACCGGCCGACTCGGAGCGTTTCGTCCGCATCCTGGCCTCCGCCGGGGTGGCCGGACTCGCGGCGGGCGAGGCGGAGATCAGCTCCACGCCGGACGACCTGATCGAGGCGTGCGCCCGGCACCGGCTGCCGCTGTTCTCCGTGGACGAGACGGTGTCGTTCGCGTCCATCACCGAGCACGTCGTCCGGCAGGTCTCCGGCGAGCGCGCCGGCGACCTGGCCGCGGTCGTGGACCGGCACCGCCGGCTGATGACCTCGGGCCCGGCGGGCGGCGGCCCGGAGGTCGTCCTGGACCTGCTCGGCTCGGACCTGGACCTCCGCGCCTGGGTCCTGTCCCCCACCGGCCGCCCGATCGCCGGTTCCTCGCTCGCCGGTGCGGGGCCGGCGCTGTCGCCCGACGTCAGCGCCGTGCTGGCGGGCGAGCACCTGGCCGCGGCCCGCTCGGGCCGCCGGGGCCCGCACCGGGTGACGGCGGGCGGCGCCACGTACTCCCTGTTCCCCATCCGCGGCACGTCCGCCGGCCCGGCCGACCCGCGCGAGACCGTCCTCTCGGACTGGCTGCTCGCCGTGGAGGCCGACGCCGGTGACTGGCCGGCCGAACGCCTCGACCTGCTGCACGGCGTCACCCAGCTGATCGCCGTCGAGCGCGAGCGGCGCGAGGCCGCCCGCACGGTCCGCCGCCGGCTGGCGCAGGAGGTGCTGGAGCTCGTCCAGTCGAACGCCGCGCCGGCCGAGATCGCCGCGCGGCTGCGGGTCGCCGCGCCCGTCCTGATGCCCGGGCCGGGCGCCGCCCCGCACTGGCAGGTCGTCGTGGCCCGCGTGGAGTGGACCGACGGCGAGACGGCCGCCGCCCTCCCGGCCGGGCCGATCGCGCAGAGCCTGCTGGAGGAGGCGCTGGTCGCCCCGGACGCGACGGGCACCGAGCCGTCCGAGCGGATCGCCGTCGCCCACACGGACGACGAGGCCGTCGCCCTGGTGCCGCTCCCCGCGGCCCCGGCGGCTCCGGCCGCGACCGCGGCTCAGACGGCCGCCGACGAGGACCGGCAGGCCGGTGCCGGTGCGGGCACCGGCTCTGGCTCTGGCTCCGGCCTGCACGCCGACGCGCTGCTGGCCGCCGTCCGCGCCCCGCTCTCCCGGGGCCTCGACGGCGACGGCCGTCTGACCTTCGGCGTCAGCGCCGCCGTCCACTCGGCGGAGGGCCTGCGCGGCGCCCTGGAGGAGGCCCGGCACGCCCGCCGCGTCGCCGCCGCCCGGCCCGGACGCGTCTGCGCGGCCGGCCACCAGGAGCTGGCCTCGCACGTGCTGCTGCTGCCGTTCGTCCCCGACGACGTGCGCCGCGCG is a window from the Streptomyces mobaraensis genome containing:
- a CDS encoding PucR family transcriptional regulator ligand-binding domain-containing protein, whose translation is MRLRALLETDALGLRLLGGEDELDRTVRGVMTTDLRDPSRYLSGGELVLTGLAWRREPADSERFVRILASAGVAGLAAGEAEISSTPDDLIEACARHRLPLFSVDETVSFASITEHVVRQVSGERAGDLAAVVDRHRRLMTSGPAGGGPEVVLDLLGSDLDLRAWVLSPTGRPIAGSSLAGAGPALSPDVSAVLAGEHLAAARSGRRGPHRVTAGGATYSLFPIRGTSAGPADPRETVLSDWLLAVEADAGDWPAERLDLLHGVTQLIAVERERREAARTVRRRLAQEVLELVQSNAAPAEIAARLRVAAPVLMPGPGAAPHWQVVVARVEWTDGETAAALPAGPIAQSLLEEALVAPDATGTEPSERIAVAHTDDEAVALVPLPAAPAAPAATAAQTAADEDRQAGAGAGTGSGSGSGLHADALLAAVRAPLSRGLDGDGRLTFGVSAAVHSAEGLRGALEEARHARRVAAARPGRVCAAGHQELASHVLLLPFVPDDVRRAFTARLLDPLREYDNRHRAELIPTLEAFLDSDGSWTRCATRLHLHVNTLRYRVGRIEQLTGRDLSRLEDKLDFFLALRMS
- the pucD gene encoding xanthine dehydrogenase subunit D, which gives rise to MPAPGGDSADGTPADDHPAGVPATNAPANASAANAPAPNAPAANAPAPGGPAASGSRRRGRLAAAGLTQGSRTRGGIGESTLRPDGTLKVTGEFAYASDLWHEDMLWGHTLRSPHAHARILSVDAAEALATPGVYAVLTHDDLPAATRYGLELQDTPVLADGVVRHHGEPVALVAADHPETARRAAAKIRVAYEELPVVTDEASATAPGAPVLHPGRTDGHAAHVPHPNIVHRQPVRRGDVAAAKARAVAVVTGEYEVGMQDQAFLGPESGLAMPAEDGGVDLYIATQWLHADLRQIAPVLGLPEDKVRMTLSGVGGAFGGREDLSMQAHACLLALRTGRPVKMVYNRFESFFGHVHRHPAKLRYEHGADRDGRLLYVTARIVLDGGAYASSSPAVVGNAASLAVGPYECPNVDVEALALYTNNPPCGAMRGFGAVQACFAYEAQMDRLAAELGLDPVEFRRRNAMSHGSVMPTGQPVDAPAPVAELLRRVQAMPMPPERQWETAGGAPDLRALPGGVANTTHGEGVVRGVGYAVGIKNVGFSEGFDDYSTARVRLEYAGGEAVATVHTAMAEVGQGGVTVHAQIARTELGVSRVTIHPADTRVGSAGSTSASRQTYVTGGAVRHACATVRERVLVLGRTKFGTYHPAWATAGLLLEDGKIVTDGGEVLAALADVLEGEEPVEAEAEWRHRPTEPFDLRTGQGTGHVQYSFAAHRAVVEVDTELGLVKVVELACAQDVGKALNPLSVTGQIQGGSTQGLGLAVMEEIAVDPVTGKVRNPSFTDYLIPTILDTPAMPVDVLELADPHAPYGLRGVGEAPTLSSTPAVVAAIRQATGLALRRVPVRPEHLTGG
- a CDS encoding (2Fe-2S)-binding protein, yielding MRVNMTVNGRQRRADDVWEGESLLYVLRERLGLPGSKNACEQGECGSCTVRLDGVPVCACLVAAGQAEGRDVVTVEGLAARAGVPDGHLSPVQEAFVDAGAVQCGFCTPGLLVAADDLLARDPDPSDADIREALSGNLCRCTGYEKILDAVRLAAARGGDDASDASGRMGREG
- a CDS encoding FAD binding domain-containing protein translates to MDFLRPDRWEDALAAKAEHPAAVPLAGGTDVMVEINFDHRRPSHLLDLTRIGELYAWQTDGPDVRLGAAVPYARVITELSGPLPGLALAARTVGSPQIRNRGSVGGNLGAASPAGDSHPALLAAGAVVEAESVRGTRLVPVDAFYTGVKRNALAPDELIRAVRIRKAAGPQQFAKVGTRNAMVIAVCAFGLALHPDTRTVRTGIGSAAPTPVRARAAEDFLAAALDEGRCWDTGRPVSAAAAEEFAALASAACNPIDDVRGSAAYRRRAVGVMARRTLGWAWRQYTDGTTGETGEGNELCA